The following are encoded together in the Triticum dicoccoides isolate Atlit2015 ecotype Zavitan chromosome 6B, WEW_v2.0, whole genome shotgun sequence genome:
- the LOC119324135 gene encoding putative pentatricopeptide repeat-containing protein At1g53330, translated as MPNAAMAGTKFSSYHLAAALRRERDPSAALRLFLNPPATPVSTPFRYSLRCYDLIISKLAAARQFPAMEALLSSLRASSLQPREPLLRCVISAYGRARLPAAARRAFAHPAFPGPRTTRALNALLHALAVCSTPLAELLSVCRDAAIPPDACTYNILMRASGGSIDHVRLLFDEMLQRRIAPTVVTFGTLVAAFCDCGRLEEAFDVKDAMAKQYNVRPNAHVYASLMKGLCQRGDVDKAVRLKEEMVASADLGLDSAIYATLVRALFRGGRKGEVVGLLEEMKRRDIQADRVAHNAMIAGFCEDEGDLDAAFTVLDDMQKSGCKADAVSYNTLVAGLCKLGRWRDANELVEDMPRRGCPPDVVTYRMLFDGMCVAGAFHEADQVLDEMTFKGFAPSKDGVTKFIQGIEREGDAVLLESVLCRLAKVNALESTAWEKAVTSALNDPAELMIEKHLDNLRFN; from the coding sequence ATGCCGAACGCCGCCATGGCCGGAACCAAGTTCTCGTCGTACCACCTCGCCGCAGCGCTCCGCCGCGAGCGCGACCCCTCCGCCGCGCTGCGCCTCTTCCTCAACCCGCCGGCCACCCCTGTTTCCACCCCGTTCCGCTACTCCCTCCGCTGCTACGACCTCATCATCTCCAAGCTCGCCGCCGCGCGCCAGTTCCCGGCCATGGAGGCCCTCCTCTCCAGCCTCCGCGCCTCCTCCCTCCAGCCCCGCGAGCCCCTGCTCCGCTGCGTCATATCCGCCTACGGCCGcgcccgcctccccgccgccgcccgccgcgcctTCGCCCACCCCGCCTTCCCCGGCCCCCGCACCACCCGCGCCCTCAACGCCCTCCTCCACGCCCTCGCCGTCTGCAGCACGCCCCTCGCCgagctcctctccgtctgccgggaCGCCGCCATCCCTCCGGACGCGTGCACCTACAACATCCTCATGCGCGCGTCTGGTGGCTCCATCGACCACGTCCGCCTCCTGTTCGACGAAATGCTGCAGCGGCGGATCGCCCCCACCGTCGTCACGTTTGGCACCCTGGTCGCCGCGTTTTGCGATTGTGGCCGGCTCGAGGAGGCGTTCGACGTCAAGGACGCCATGGCTAAGCAGTACAATGTGAGGCCAAATGCTCATGTGTATGCCAGTTTGATGAAGGGGCTCTGTCAGAGGGGGGATGTGGACAAGGCGGTCAGGCTCAAGGAGGAGATGGTGGCGAGCGCAGATCTTGGACTGGATTCCGCCATTTACGCGACCTTGGTTAGGGCGTTGTTTAGGGGTGGCCGGAAAGGGGAAGTGGTTGGTTTGCTGGAAGAGATGAAGCGAAGGGACATTCAGGCTGATAGGGTGGCGCACAATGCAATGATCGCAGGTTTCTGCGAGGATGAGGGCGATCTAGATGCTGCATTCACGGTGCTGGATGACATGCAGAAAAGTGGGTGCAAGGCAGATGCAGTTAGTTATAACACATTGGTTGCTGGGCTGTGCAAGTTGGGGCGGTGGCGGGACGCAAATGAGTTGGTTGAGGACATGCCTAGAAGGGGCTGCCCTCCTGATGTGGTGACGTACAGAATGCTCTTTGATGGGATGTGTGTTGCCGGGGCGTTCCATGAAGCAGATCAGGTTTTGGATGAGATGACTTTTAAGGGTTTTGCGCCAAGCAAGGATGGCGTGACCAAGTTCATTCAGGGAATTGAGAGGGAAGGGGATGCAGTGTTGCTAGAGTCAGTGTTGTGCCGTCTGGCAAAGGTGAACGCTTTGGAGTCAACTGCATGGGAGAAAGCTGTCACCAGTGCGCTGAATGATCCTGCAGAGCTTATGATAGAGAAACATCTGGATAATTTAAGATTCAATTGA